A single window of Pirellulales bacterium DNA harbors:
- a CDS encoding DUF1080 domain-containing protein: MMPLRGLLVLGFLCAWCAAARAADNTLSPQEKQDGWQLLFDGSTFAGWKTNTLQPSKTPIEDASLNPHRSGGYMLIHEEQWENFRLALDFKLSKGCNSGIFIRTFPLTPRPGKDVGFNGLEVALDDTTTAGYTDTGAIYDLVKPSRNAMHPVGQWNHIEITCDKNLIDVVINGEQVTRMNLDQFTQPNQRPDGTPHKFDIAYKDHPRRGYIGLQDHGSP, encoded by the coding sequence ATGATGCCGTTACGTGGCTTGCTCGTTCTGGGCTTCCTATGTGCGTGGTGCGCGGCGGCTCGCGCCGCCGACAACACGCTCAGCCCGCAGGAAAAGCAGGACGGTTGGCAACTGCTGTTCGACGGCAGCACGTTCGCGGGCTGGAAGACCAACACGCTGCAGCCGAGCAAGACGCCGATCGAAGATGCCAGTCTGAATCCGCACCGCAGCGGTGGCTACATGCTCATCCATGAGGAACAGTGGGAGAATTTTCGTCTGGCGCTCGATTTCAAGCTCAGCAAGGGATGCAACAGCGGGATCTTTATTCGCACATTCCCACTGACGCCCCGGCCCGGCAAGGACGTGGGTTTCAATGGCCTGGAGGTGGCGCTCGACGACACGACCACGGCCGGCTACACCGACACGGGCGCGATCTACGACCTGGTAAAACCCTCGCGCAATGCCATGCACCCGGTCGGCCAGTGGAACCACATCGAGATAACGTGCGACAAGAACCTGATCGACGTCGTGATCAACGGCGAACAGGTTACACGGATGAATCTGGACCAGTTCACGCAGCCGAATCAGCGCCCCGATGGCACGCCGCACAAGTTCGACATCGCCTACAAAGATCATCCACGCCGCGGCTACATCGGCCTGCAAGATCACGGCTCGCCCT